From Zhongshania aliphaticivorans, one genomic window encodes:
- a CDS encoding nuclear transport factor 2 family protein: protein MGNAQAALAASRLSGKYVEQGNKEAWLALFSDLAVVQDPVGKSPLDPSGEGHCGKEAIAGFWDLIIAPGKIEFTILSSFPAGDECANLVHLVNNLPDNLKMEMDMVVVYKADNDGKISSLKAYWDFDAVQEKLMSS, encoded by the coding sequence ATGGGAAATGCTCAGGCTGCGTTGGCGGCGAGTCGTTTGTCAGGCAAGTACGTAGAGCAGGGGAATAAGGAAGCGTGGTTGGCGTTGTTCTCAGACTTGGCGGTGGTCCAAGATCCGGTTGGAAAATCGCCACTCGACCCAAGTGGTGAAGGCCACTGTGGCAAGGAGGCGATTGCGGGATTTTGGGATTTGATTATTGCGCCGGGCAAAATAGAATTCACTATATTGTCATCATTTCCTGCCGGAGACGAATGTGCCAACTTAGTACATTTGGTTAATAATTTGCCAGATAATCTAAAAATGGAAATGGATATGGTTGTTGTTTATAAGGCAGATAATGATGGAAAAATTTCTTCTCTTAAAGCGTATTGGGATTTTGACGCGGTTCAGGAAAAATTAATGTCAAGTTAA
- a CDS encoding YheT family hydrolase, with product MNDFAPNGLLRNPHAQSILASTKLRKLRSYPRSRAMLNASKTVVLDCGAGQQLLGEHAAHAVRSKGLITLIHGWEGSSQSTYMLSAGGSLFSAGYDVFRLNLRDHGPSHHLNRELFNSARLDEVVGAIQAIHKTYPQQWQFLAGFSLGGNFALRVAAEAAKADLQINQTVAICPVVDPAKTMIALEKGWWVYEKYFVRKWQKSLRKKINLYPELGYQDSLFKLKTLRDMNNYFIPNHTEFGDAADYFQAYSIAEDALVNLNAPAHIIAAQDDPIILAEDFARLAENKYLSIETKRYGGHCGFVKNYQLDSWLDERLLELINLRRYPTGDPAKSNQQS from the coding sequence ATGAATGATTTTGCCCCTAATGGGCTTTTGAGAAACCCCCACGCCCAATCTATTCTGGCGTCGACCAAATTGCGAAAATTACGCAGCTATCCCCGTTCGCGAGCGATGCTAAATGCCAGCAAGACCGTTGTATTAGATTGCGGTGCAGGCCAACAACTATTGGGCGAGCACGCCGCTCATGCGGTTCGCAGCAAGGGCTTAATCACACTCATTCACGGCTGGGAAGGCAGCTCCCAATCAACTTACATGCTTTCCGCTGGCGGCAGCCTGTTTTCAGCAGGTTACGACGTATTTAGGCTTAACCTCCGCGACCACGGCCCTAGCCATCACCTTAACCGCGAATTATTTAACTCTGCACGACTCGATGAGGTGGTGGGCGCAATTCAAGCAATCCATAAAACCTACCCACAGCAGTGGCAATTTTTAGCGGGCTTTTCCTTAGGCGGAAATTTCGCGCTACGGGTCGCCGCAGAGGCGGCAAAAGCTGATCTCCAAATCAACCAAACCGTGGCTATTTGCCCGGTAGTTGATCCGGCGAAAACGATGATTGCCCTAGAAAAAGGCTGGTGGGTTTACGAAAAGTATTTTGTTCGGAAATGGCAAAAATCCCTGCGCAAAAAAATCAATTTATACCCAGAGCTTGGTTACCAAGACAGCTTATTTAAGCTAAAAACATTGCGCGACATGAACAACTACTTTATTCCAAACCACACCGAGTTTGGCGATGCCGCTGATTATTTTCAGGCTTACTCTATCGCCGAAGATGCTCTGGTAAACTTAAACGCCCCGGCCCACATCATCGCCGCGCAAGACGACCCTATTATTTTGGCGGAGGATTTCGCGCGGCTGGCCGAAAACAAATACCTAAGCATCGAAACCAAACGCTACGGCGGTCACTGCGGTTTTGTAAAAAACTATCAGCTCGACAGCTGGTTAGATGAACGCTTACTCGAGCTGATCAACCTAAGGCGCTACCCAACGGGTGATCCCGCCAAAAGTAATCAGCAATCGTAG
- a CDS encoding HpcH/HpaI aldolase/citrate lyase family protein, whose product MAVNPRRSVLYMPGSNARALEKARSLDADVLILDLEDAVSPAQKALAREQVLAAVMAGGYGRRELVVRVNGFDTEWGRKDIEAFATAPIAALCLPKVESAAEIHAVVQVLKQAGARADLKLWAMAETPRGILAVNEIAGAHERMGAIVLGTSDLAKDLRVPHTPQRLGMLTALGLCVLAARANGIDVFDGVHLDLDDEDGLRLACEQGVELGFDGKTLIHPKQIAITNHLFSPSAEALARAEKIQVAWQQAMAEGKAVVLVDGRLVEALHVEEAVRLLAIAEQIAMK is encoded by the coding sequence ATGGCCGTTAATCCGCGTCGCTCGGTGCTGTATATGCCCGGTTCCAATGCCAGAGCTTTAGAGAAGGCGCGCAGTCTAGACGCCGATGTTTTGATCTTGGATCTGGAAGATGCAGTGTCACCAGCGCAAAAGGCCTTGGCACGTGAGCAGGTACTGGCGGCGGTGATGGCTGGTGGCTACGGCCGCCGCGAATTAGTGGTGCGGGTAAATGGCTTCGATACGGAGTGGGGGCGCAAGGATATTGAGGCTTTTGCTACCGCGCCGATTGCCGCGCTGTGCCTGCCAAAGGTTGAGTCGGCGGCAGAAATTCACGCCGTGGTTCAGGTCTTGAAGCAGGCTGGCGCCCGCGCCGACTTAAAACTGTGGGCGATGGCAGAAACGCCACGAGGGATATTGGCGGTTAATGAAATTGCCGGTGCTCACGAACGCATGGGTGCCATTGTGCTAGGCACCTCAGACCTCGCCAAAGATCTGCGGGTGCCTCACACCCCTCAGCGGCTTGGGATGCTGACCGCGCTGGGTTTGTGTGTTTTGGCAGCTCGCGCGAACGGCATTGATGTTTTCGACGGTGTGCATTTGGATCTGGACGATGAAGATGGCTTGCGCTTGGCGTGCGAGCAGGGCGTCGAACTCGGTTTTGATGGTAAAACTTTGATTCACCCCAAGCAAATTGCCATTACCAATCACTTGTTCTCGCCGTCAGCAGAGGCTTTGGCGCGTGCGGAAAAGATTCAAGTAGCTTGGCAGCAAGCGATGGCAGAGGGTAAAGCGGTCGTGTTGGTTGACGGCCGTCTAGTTGAAGCCTTGCACGTTGAGGAGGCCGTGCGTTTACTGGCGATTGCCGAACAAATCGCCATGAAGTGA
- a CDS encoding imelysin family protein, which produces MSALFRHAFVLIACLVLSCFAQAEAQPETKVNALAVVKHYADLGHAIYSDAESSARQLQIQIDAFLQAPDQKGLIAAQKAWQTARIPYQQSEAFRFGNPVVDDWEHQLNSWPLDEGLIDYVAEDYFAALGNIGGDLNIIANARINLGGEIIDASTINAELLRGLHELGGSAANVATGYHAIEFLLWGQDLNGHELGAGERPYTDYSQGAQCTHGNCDRRAAYLRTAVSILVEDLSYMSKQWAPNQAGNYRSQLLALNNQIVLARIFNGMGSLSLGELGGERIKVSLEANSTEDEHDCFSDNTHWSHYYNGLGIENVYLGRYQRLNGDILRGPSLSDLVRQANPDIDKKTRQALSATMASLKVLSDTAEAKEKPMKFDMLIAEGNQRGEDILSAILKDLVAQTRAFEAAAAAINIDPTATGL; this is translated from the coding sequence ATGTCAGCGCTGTTTCGCCACGCTTTTGTCCTTATTGCCTGTCTTGTTCTCTCTTGCTTCGCCCAGGCTGAAGCCCAGCCTGAGACAAAGGTCAATGCGCTAGCAGTCGTTAAGCATTATGCCGACCTCGGCCACGCAATCTATAGTGACGCGGAAAGCAGCGCTCGCCAATTGCAAATTCAGATCGACGCCTTTTTGCAAGCGCCTGATCAAAAAGGCTTAATAGCAGCGCAAAAAGCATGGCAAACCGCGCGTATTCCCTACCAGCAAAGCGAAGCGTTTCGCTTTGGCAACCCGGTGGTAGATGACTGGGAGCACCAACTTAATAGCTGGCCACTCGACGAGGGGCTAATAGACTATGTCGCAGAAGATTATTTTGCCGCTCTGGGCAATATTGGCGGTGACCTCAATATTATCGCCAATGCTCGCATTAATCTGGGCGGCGAGATTATTGACGCCAGTACGATTAACGCTGAGTTACTGCGTGGCCTTCATGAACTGGGCGGCTCCGCAGCCAATGTTGCGACGGGCTACCACGCTATTGAATTTTTACTGTGGGGACAAGATCTTAACGGTCACGAACTCGGCGCGGGTGAGCGTCCCTACACCGATTACAGCCAAGGCGCGCAATGCACCCACGGCAATTGCGACCGTCGCGCCGCGTATTTGCGCACGGCGGTCAGCATCCTAGTAGAAGACCTCAGTTATATGAGCAAACAGTGGGCGCCAAACCAAGCGGGCAATTACCGCAGTCAGTTGCTTGCTCTGAACAATCAAATTGTCTTAGCGAGAATATTCAACGGCATGGGGTCGCTATCCTTAGGTGAGCTGGGTGGTGAAAGAATAAAGGTATCGCTCGAAGCCAACTCAACAGAAGATGAACACGACTGTTTTAGCGACAACACTCATTGGTCGCACTACTACAACGGATTGGGTATTGAAAATGTGTATCTCGGTCGCTACCAGCGACTCAATGGTGACATTTTACGTGGCCCGTCGCTAAGTGATTTAGTTCGACAGGCAAATCCAGACATCGACAAGAAAACTCGGCAGGCCCTGAGCGCAACCATGGCAAGTTTAAAAGTATTAAGCGATACCGCCGAAGCCAAGGAAAAGCCGATGAAATTTGACATGCTTATCGCCGAGGGAAATCAACGAGGCGAGGATATTCTCAGTGCCATTTTGAAAGACTTAGTCGCACAAACCCGCGCCTTTGAGGCCGCCGCGGCTGCCATCAATATCGACCCAACAGCCACAGGCTTATAA
- a CDS encoding di-heme oxidoredictase family protein, whose product MILPSLLLLCALIAVSACKSYPPLPLDSGASYSLASDSPRILEQAQPQLSMEQKLDWAVGKSFANQAWVSAPASTRARDGLGPLFNANSCVACHQHNGQGQLPEHGPGLILRIAASGANHHAYGEQLQDHALLGSQAEGQIGWRDIASPDLASSQQANLSHRQYFIEQARYGDTNSMAFSARLAPALIGMGLLDRISDELLIKRSDPEDRDRNGISGRAALRWDEQQQKLRPGRFGWKASQASLKQQVALAFSQDLGIRSTIYSAPNCPPSVPRCDHELALSQNPEPEISAKLLNAVTHYIANLAVPSIQNTPDLQAGYQLFIKLGCANCHIPATEINTAAVGLQASLTSVTMQKETIYPFSDLLLHDMGPGLADSAATDNTPAAEWRTAPLWGLGMRSRDDTQTRLLHDGRAKSIKEAIHWHGGEAEGSLQNYQQLDSHSQTTLLNFLKAL is encoded by the coding sequence ATGATATTGCCGTCGCTACTGCTACTGTGCGCCCTCATTGCAGTGTCAGCGTGCAAAAGCTACCCGCCGCTCCCCTTAGACAGTGGCGCCAGCTATAGCCTTGCCTCAGACTCGCCCCGCATTCTTGAGCAGGCCCAGCCTCAACTCAGCATGGAGCAGAAACTCGATTGGGCTGTAGGGAAAAGCTTTGCTAATCAAGCGTGGGTCAGCGCACCCGCCAGTACTCGGGCGCGCGACGGCCTCGGGCCACTGTTTAACGCCAATAGCTGTGTCGCCTGCCACCAGCACAATGGCCAAGGCCAATTACCCGAACACGGCCCAGGCTTGATCCTACGCATCGCCGCCAGCGGCGCAAACCATCATGCCTACGGCGAGCAACTCCAAGATCACGCGCTACTCGGCAGCCAAGCTGAAGGACAGATTGGATGGCGCGACATTGCCTCACCCGACCTCGCAAGCAGTCAACAAGCAAATTTAAGTCACCGCCAGTATTTTATAGAGCAAGCTCGCTATGGCGACACAAATAGTATGGCGTTTTCAGCGCGGCTTGCCCCCGCCCTGATCGGCATGGGTTTATTAGACCGTATTTCCGACGAGCTACTCATTAAGCGCAGCGATCCTGAGGATCGCGACCGCAACGGTATTTCTGGTCGCGCGGCCCTGCGCTGGGACGAACAACAACAAAAGCTGCGGCCCGGCCGCTTTGGCTGGAAGGCCAGCCAAGCCAGTCTTAAGCAACAAGTCGCCTTGGCCTTTAGCCAAGATTTGGGCATTCGCTCGACTATTTATTCGGCGCCAAACTGCCCACCCAGTGTGCCACGCTGCGACCACGAGCTTGCACTAAGCCAAAACCCAGAACCGGAAATAAGTGCCAAGTTGCTAAATGCCGTTACTCACTATATTGCCAATCTCGCAGTGCCAAGCATCCAAAATACGCCGGATCTGCAAGCGGGCTACCAACTCTTTATAAAGCTTGGTTGCGCTAACTGCCACATTCCAGCAACCGAAATCAACACCGCTGCTGTTGGCTTGCAAGCATCACTTACTAGCGTGACTATGCAAAAAGAAACCATTTACCCCTTTAGCGATCTATTGCTGCACGACATGGGTCCAGGGCTTGCCGACAGCGCCGCTACCGACAACACCCCGGCCGCAGAATGGCGCACCGCGCCGCTTTGGGGACTAGGAATGCGCAGCCGAGACGACACTCAAACTCGCCTGCTTCACGATGGTCGCGCGAAATCGATCAAAGAGGCCATACACTGGCATGGCGGTGAGGCTGAGGGTAGCCTTCAGAATTACCAACAGCTCGATTCTCACTCACAAACGACTCTGCTAAATTTTCTTAAGGCACTGTAA
- a CDS encoding imelysin family protein gives MKLPTLSTRKLKGTTQRLLLAVAMASTAACSPPPSEKVLVNTSKLAVLPAYERFSLSSQALALAADSFCSAPSSEGLDLTRTHWRTTVDSWSGVQNLQFGPLLIDNQAWKIQFWPDKKNLIARKVEALIRSDEDLSEKRIDDASVVVQGLSSLEYLLFDHKVGSLNSYVNTDASTRRCALLVAVSGHLYGVAKGLYDAWRPESGNYLQAFTKTGPDNAEYPDDNVALANLLDTLVAGVELIKRDKFERPLGLTSSDGQAQIYLLEWWRSQYSREAITANLMALKTVFTAASGYGLDDYLSDVKQRSDLSAQIQQHFDSSLSAANAIPNSLFSSAEPRKQAELIAFQNEITTLLSLLKSDLPTALGISLGFNAKDGD, from the coding sequence ATGAAATTACCAACACTGAGTACCCGTAAATTAAAGGGCACGACACAAAGACTGCTACTTGCTGTTGCCATGGCTTCAACCGCTGCGTGCAGCCCCCCTCCATCAGAAAAAGTCTTGGTAAACACCAGCAAACTGGCTGTTTTACCAGCATACGAACGCTTTTCACTTAGCAGCCAAGCGCTGGCCCTCGCCGCCGATAGTTTTTGTAGCGCGCCAAGCAGCGAAGGCCTCGACCTCACCCGCACGCACTGGCGAACAACTGTGGACAGCTGGTCTGGGGTACAAAATCTGCAATTTGGCCCACTACTCATCGACAATCAAGCCTGGAAAATCCAATTTTGGCCTGACAAAAAGAACTTGATTGCCCGCAAAGTTGAAGCACTTATACGCAGTGACGAAGATTTAAGTGAAAAGCGCATCGACGACGCCAGCGTCGTCGTACAAGGCCTGTCGTCCCTAGAATACTTGCTTTTTGACCATAAGGTCGGCTCATTAAATAGCTATGTGAATACTGACGCCAGCACACGTCGCTGCGCGCTATTAGTCGCGGTGAGCGGTCATTTATACGGCGTTGCTAAGGGCCTATACGATGCATGGCGTCCAGAGTCAGGTAACTACCTCCAAGCATTTACTAAAACGGGTCCCGACAATGCAGAGTACCCCGACGACAATGTGGCACTTGCGAATTTACTAGACACCCTCGTGGCCGGTGTTGAACTCATTAAGCGGGACAAATTTGAGCGCCCACTAGGCCTTACTAGCAGCGACGGCCAAGCACAAATTTATCTGCTCGAATGGTGGCGGAGTCAATATTCCCGGGAGGCGATCACCGCCAATCTCATGGCATTAAAAACGGTGTTTACTGCCGCAAGCGGCTACGGTTTAGACGACTACTTAAGCGACGTTAAGCAACGCAGCGATTTAAGCGCGCAAATCCAGCAGCACTTTGACAGCAGTCTCAGCGCCGCCAACGCCATACCCAATAGTTTGTTTAGTAGCGCAGAGCCCCGCAAGCAAGCTGAGCTTATTGCCTTTCAAAACGAAATTACCACGCTACTTTCGTTGTTGAAATCTGACTTGCCCACGGCCTTAGGTATCAGCCTTGGGTTTAACGCCAAAGACGGCGACTAA
- a CDS encoding DUF1513 domain-containing protein — MQRRRFILASGALLSMPWMGVSPALAKTEKFTPVISAASDGEGKHIGVWRDDHWQVFQTIAHRGHDSLYHRQRRELVFFSRRPGREMYIVDSKHGGLLHTISSENGYHYYGHGCLSADGRYLYTTENHIAGGGAGSIGVYDCQQDYQCVGHLDCDGIGPHELALMPDGKTLAIAIGGIKTLPASGRKTLNPDTMTPALHYLDIASGRVIERHAAPHFQLSLRHLDVSSSGQVIIGAQFQGSLPSRLPLVYSHQRGGALTAMSYGELPLQFKQDYIASISIDTQGIHAVTSCPRDNLVCLWDLRSLRLQGVYPLRDSAGAIYDAAYQQFILSNGNGQLMALKPEQAKLIPLAYAPGTHWDNHLTLLR; from the coding sequence ATGCAGCGTCGCCGCTTTATTCTCGCCTCGGGCGCCCTCCTATCTATGCCGTGGATGGGAGTGTCGCCAGCACTGGCCAAAACAGAAAAATTCACACCGGTTATTAGTGCCGCCAGCGATGGCGAGGGCAAGCATATTGGCGTATGGCGCGACGATCACTGGCAGGTTTTCCAAACTATCGCCCACCGTGGCCACGACAGCTTATACCATCGTCAGCGTCGGGAACTGGTTTTTTTCTCCCGCCGCCCCGGCCGTGAAATGTATATTGTCGACTCGAAACACGGCGGCTTACTGCACACCATAAGCAGTGAAAATGGCTACCACTACTACGGTCACGGCTGTCTAAGTGCCGATGGCCGTTACTTATATACCACTGAAAATCATATAGCCGGTGGTGGCGCGGGCAGCATCGGCGTTTACGACTGCCAGCAAGATTATCAGTGTGTTGGCCATTTGGACTGCGACGGTATTGGCCCTCACGAACTGGCACTGATGCCCGATGGCAAGACCTTGGCCATTGCCATCGGCGGCATTAAAACCTTGCCCGCTAGCGGCAGAAAAACGCTGAACCCCGATACCATGACGCCCGCGCTGCACTACCTAGATATTGCCTCCGGGCGAGTCATAGAACGCCACGCAGCCCCACATTTCCAATTGAGTCTCCGCCACTTGGACGTTAGCTCAAGTGGGCAAGTTATTATCGGCGCCCAATTCCAAGGTAGCCTGCCATCGCGGCTGCCATTGGTATACAGCCACCAGCGTGGTGGCGCCCTCACCGCAATGAGCTATGGCGAACTGCCTTTGCAATTTAAACAGGACTATATTGCCAGCATTAGTATAGACACACAGGGCATACACGCTGTAACTAGCTGCCCCCGCGACAACCTCGTCTGCCTGTGGGATCTCCGCAGCCTGCGATTACAAGGGGTATACCCCTTGCGAGACAGCGCCGGCGCAATTTACGACGCCGCTTATCAGCAGTTTATTTTAAGCAACGGCAATGGTCAGCTAATGGCGCTAAAGCCCGAGCAGGCTAAATTAATACCCCTTGCCTACGCCCCAGGAACCCATTGGGATAACCACCTAACACTATTGCGCTGA
- a CDS encoding multicopper oxidase family protein has product MKRRTLIKSSATALLASSLPKLSLAMASADKSGKTRYDYTLTAEPATARLAKDGDSQILGFNGQFPAPVIRAKQGQPLRVKFINKLDEPSTIHWHGIRLDIAMDGVPYLTQAPVPAGGSFIYEFICPDAGTFWYHPHMNSVEQLGKGLVGALIVEERDLPDYHDVIIGMKDWRLKPDGSYLPLSIPREAARAGTLGTLATINGTEKPVIDVPAGERLRLRFLNLDNTRVYNLSLRNDQAKVIAIDGSPVTKPYALDVHPTGAGMRLDVGLISPNKLGVEIPIYDMKGRFGVEICRLKTVAGDKSKNVKTGIPALPANPIAPPQLATAETLSFVFEWAGALSPSDHNGQVDHSFWLINRRAWNDHSHQDLPAPLATLKLGQSYVFELHNATPHHHPIHLHGLIFTVLESDKRELTPYHTDTILLEKNERAKIAFVADNPGRWMFHCHVIEHMQTGLMGYITIA; this is encoded by the coding sequence ATGAAACGCAGAACCCTGATCAAAAGCAGCGCCACCGCGCTGCTCGCCAGCTCACTGCCAAAGTTAAGTTTGGCCATGGCCTCAGCAGATAAGAGTGGCAAGACCCGCTACGACTATACTCTTACTGCGGAACCCGCCACCGCGCGCCTAGCAAAAGACGGCGACAGCCAAATTCTCGGGTTTAATGGCCAATTTCCAGCGCCAGTGATTCGCGCCAAACAGGGCCAGCCCCTGCGCGTGAAATTCATTAACAAATTGGATGAGCCCAGTACCATCCACTGGCATGGCATACGGCTCGATATCGCCATGGACGGGGTTCCCTATTTAACCCAAGCCCCAGTACCAGCCGGCGGCAGCTTTATTTATGAATTCATCTGCCCCGACGCGGGCACCTTTTGGTACCACCCCCACATGAATAGCGTTGAACAATTGGGTAAAGGCTTGGTCGGCGCACTGATTGTTGAAGAGCGCGATCTCCCCGATTATCACGACGTAATTATTGGCATGAAAGACTGGCGCCTAAAACCCGATGGCAGCTATTTGCCCTTGTCCATTCCTAGAGAAGCGGCACGGGCGGGAACACTCGGTACTTTAGCGACGATCAACGGCACAGAAAAGCCTGTTATCGACGTGCCCGCCGGAGAACGGCTGCGCTTACGCTTTTTGAACCTAGACAACACTCGAGTTTACAACCTCAGTTTACGGAATGACCAGGCTAAGGTGATTGCCATTGACGGCAGCCCAGTAACTAAGCCCTATGCTTTAGACGTTCACCCGACCGGCGCCGGTATGCGCCTAGACGTCGGCTTAATCAGCCCCAACAAACTCGGTGTCGAGATTCCGATTTACGATATGAAGGGGCGCTTTGGCGTCGAGATTTGTCGTTTAAAAACAGTAGCTGGCGATAAGTCTAAAAACGTAAAAACCGGGATACCCGCGCTGCCTGCCAACCCAATAGCACCACCACAACTGGCGACCGCCGAAACCCTCAGTTTTGTGTTCGAATGGGCCGGCGCGCTGTCGCCAAGCGACCACAATGGCCAAGTTGACCACAGTTTTTGGCTAATCAATCGCCGCGCTTGGAACGACCACAGCCACCAAGACTTACCCGCGCCCCTCGCCACACTAAAACTAGGGCAAAGCTATGTATTCGAATTGCACAATGCCACGCCACATCACCACCCTATTCATCTCCATGGTTTAATCTTTACCGTGTTGGAGTCTGACAAGCGGGAGCTCACGCCCTACCACACCGATACCATTCTATTGGAGAAAAACGAGCGCGCCAAAATCGCCTTTGTGGCCGACAACCCTGGCCGCTGGATGTTTCACTGCCATGTGATCGAACACATGCAGACGGGACTCATGGGCTATATCACTATTGCCTAA
- a CDS encoding WS/DGAT/MGAT family O-acyltransferase, translated as MKQLGVLDTAFINLEHANTPQHVGGLGIYDPSTAPGGAVRFKGVIANFERRLHKHTIFRSRLVKVPGNVDRPYWVQDANFDVEFHIRHIALPQPGDWRQLCILVARLHARPLDMNRPLWEAYIIEGLDNIPGVPSGGFAIYTKMHHSLVDGAGGSSIMSVIHDLEPDPAAVPQAEAVVTADVMPNALYLASSAAVNNVRNTVKMVTGGAGVLRDLGKMAIGMAQKKIPVPSITSPRTRFNTPVGPHRVFEAAEFPLADIKALKDLCEVKINDVILAIIAGGLRHYLMHHKELPDESLAVSIPLDMRTRRGMTDENNQVGSVFVELHTNVADPLKRLAGVYKSSQEAKIYGENSPLVDVLRLAGVMSPALTRPLVNAYVNNELTRHLPLGITSVVSNVAGPTFPLYSAGAQMVRYYGLGLLTPGVGLFHLIFSSNGIVTLSIIGDRDSMPDPAFYRECIEKSFAELFAAAKASLKEGAAATAPKKASAKPARKSKASSSATASVQKPVAKKARSSASSSPAKSGTVKAKQSAASSANGKVVPISQTQS; from the coding sequence ATGAAGCAGTTAGGTGTACTTGATACCGCATTTATTAATCTCGAACATGCCAATACACCCCAGCATGTTGGTGGCTTAGGGATATACGACCCATCAACAGCACCTGGTGGCGCGGTGCGTTTTAAAGGTGTTATTGCCAATTTTGAGCGCCGACTACACAAACACACTATTTTTCGTTCGCGTCTCGTTAAGGTGCCAGGTAATGTTGACCGCCCTTATTGGGTTCAAGACGCTAATTTTGATGTCGAATTTCATATTCGTCATATTGCTTTACCCCAGCCTGGCGACTGGCGTCAGTTATGCATTTTAGTTGCGAGATTGCACGCGCGGCCACTCGACATGAATCGCCCCCTCTGGGAGGCCTATATCATTGAAGGTTTGGACAATATTCCGGGTGTTCCCAGTGGCGGCTTCGCCATCTATACCAAAATGCATCACTCACTTGTGGATGGCGCTGGTGGCTCGTCAATCATGTCGGTTATCCACGACTTGGAACCGGATCCCGCGGCTGTGCCCCAAGCTGAGGCGGTAGTAACGGCGGATGTGATGCCGAATGCCTTGTATCTTGCGAGTTCGGCAGCGGTAAATAATGTTAGAAACACCGTTAAAATGGTAACGGGTGGCGCGGGGGTGCTGCGCGATTTAGGGAAAATGGCGATAGGAATGGCGCAGAAGAAAATTCCTGTTCCTTCTATTACGTCGCCGCGCACGCGATTTAATACCCCAGTTGGTCCCCATCGTGTATTTGAGGCTGCGGAGTTTCCGCTAGCGGATATCAAAGCCCTGAAAGACCTTTGTGAGGTGAAAATTAATGACGTCATTTTGGCCATCATCGCCGGAGGTTTACGCCATTATTTAATGCACCACAAAGAGTTACCAGACGAGAGCTTGGCGGTGTCAATACCACTGGATATGCGAACGCGGCGGGGAATGACGGACGAAAATAACCAGGTAGGTTCGGTTTTTGTCGAATTACATACGAATGTTGCTGATCCACTAAAACGCTTGGCTGGGGTTTATAAAAGCTCGCAAGAAGCAAAAATTTACGGTGAAAACTCACCTTTAGTCGATGTCTTGCGCCTTGCCGGTGTAATGTCACCCGCGCTCACGCGGCCTCTGGTTAATGCTTATGTGAATAATGAGCTGACTCGCCATTTGCCGCTGGGAATTACGTCGGTAGTGTCTAATGTGGCAGGTCCCACCTTTCCGCTGTATTCAGCTGGCGCACAGATGGTCAGGTATTACGGTCTAGGCTTGCTTACGCCTGGGGTAGGTTTATTCCATTTAATCTTTAGTTCAAATGGCATTGTGACCCTGTCGATAATCGGTGATCGCGATTCCATGCCCGATCCGGCGTTTTATCGTGAGTGTATTGAAAAGTCATTCGCCGAATTATTCGCGGCGGCAAAGGCGAGTCTGAAAGAGGGTGCAGCGGCTACGGCACCTAAAAAGGCGAGCGCAAAACCCGCGCGAAAAAGCAAAGCCAGTAGTAGTGCGACAGCCAGTGTGCAAAAGCCGGTTGCGAAAAAGGCGCGCTCCTCTGCGAGTAGCAGTCCGGCCAAATCCGGAACGGTTAAAGCGAAGCAGTCGGCAGCTTCTTCCGCTAATGGTAAAGTAGTGCCCATTAGTCAGACCCAGAGTTAA